TTCAAAATTACGGAGCCCAAATAATCCGAAATACTCTTCTCCACCTTTTTCATGTGCATGTACTGCGTCAGTAGTATTTCAGTGTCGGCCTCATTTTCAACTTTCTGTAGTTCGCCCCGCAAGCCATCCAGTATTTTACCCACCTTCTGTTTTTTAAGGTGAAATATCGCTCCCAAAATAGTGGCCTTCATATTCATCTGTTCATCGGGCACCAGTATCTTGTGCATCTCGTACCAGTTCTCGCTCAGCGTGTACCGGGTTGCCAGCAGCGTGACCGACAGATCCACTATATCCTTATCGGGAAAATGGATAAAAAATTGCTCATCCGGTAAAATTCCATTCTCCACCTCTTTGCCGTAAAGCTCTACGAACTTTTTGCTCGGCGGGTGGTCGAACTCCACGTCGCCCAGTTCGGCTATCATGAAGGGCCCTATATAGGTATTGGCAATGCCGTCCCAGTCGATCATTTTGCTACCGTACAATAACAAAAGCCGTACAATTTCGCGCTCCTGGTTCGATTCATCTTTCTTAACAGGCGGTTCAGCCTGCAATTCTTCGGGTGGAAGATAATCCGACGGCTCAATTTGCCTGTTTGCCTGTTGCTGCGAATCCTTTTTGGCCTTGTTCAGCCGCATTTTATTCAGCTCCGACAGCAGCGCCCGTTCGTCAATTTCCAGTATATGGCTGCACTCCTTAATAAATACCGAGGCTTTAATGGAATCCGGAATTTTGGCAATGCTTTCAACGATCTCGCGGATAACATCTGCCCGCCTTATCGGGTCGTTACCGGCCTCTTTAAGCAGTATATCGGTTTTATATAGAATGAAGTCTTTCCTGTTCTTATCAATGTGTGCCTTGAAAGCGCTGGTACCTACCAGCCGCACGTACGAATCAGGGTCGTGCCCATCGGGAAACAGCACCACCTTTACATTCAGGCCCTCCTCCAGTATCATATCCAGCCCCCGTAACGAAGCTTTGATACCGGCGGCATCACCGTCATAAAGAATTGTGACGTTCTTAGTGAAGCGGCCAATGAGCCTGATCTGCTCCACCGTTAGCGATGTACCCGACGAAGCTACCACGTTCTCTATCCCAGCCTGGTGAACGGAAAGCACGTCGGCATATCCCTCAACCAAATAGCAGTTATCCTCGTCCCTTATCGCT
Above is a window of Mucilaginibacter ginsenosidivorans DNA encoding:
- the dnaG gene encoding DNA primase; the encoded protein is MITKPTIDRIMEAIDIVEVVGEFVQLKKRGANYVGLSPFSNERTPSFTVSPAKGIFKDFSSGKGGSAVTFLMELEKFTYPEALKWLAKKYGIEVEETIESSENKEEENHRESLMIVSGYAAKFFHESLLETEEGQNIGLSYFKERGFTSETIKKFELGYSPDQWEAFTAKALKEGYQQQFLEETGLSVKRDNGTLYDRYRGRVMFPIHSFTGRVIAFGGRTLKTDKNVPKYINSPESEIYHKSNILYGLYFAKKAIRDEDNCYLVEGYADVLSVHQAGIENVVASSGTSLTVEQIRLIGRFTKNVTILYDGDAAGIKASLRGLDMILEEGLNVKVVLFPDGHDPDSYVRLVGTSAFKAHIDKNRKDFILYKTDILLKEAGNDPIRRADVIREIVESIAKIPDSIKASVFIKECSHILEIDERALLSELNKMRLNKAKKDSQQQANRQIEPSDYLPPEELQAEPPVKKDESNQEREIVRLLLLYGSKMIDWDGIANTYIGPFMIAELGDVEFDHPPSKKFVELYGKEVENGILPDEQFFIHFPDKDIVDLSVTLLATRYTLSENWYEMHKILVPDEQMNMKATILGAIFHLKKQKVGKILDGLRGELQKVENEADTEILLTQYMHMKKVEKSISDYLGSVILK